The genome window ACGTCGTTGGATTGAACATTCACGTTCATTCAGATGAATAATATTGCCATGTTGATCAGCCAGGATCTGGAATTCAATATGATGAGGCTCTTCCAGGTATTTTTCAATATACACCCGATCATCACCGAATGCAGACTGGGATTCACGCTGCGCCTGAGCCACTGCGTCATTGAAGGTTTCAGCTGATTCCACAATTCGCATTCCTTTACCACCACCGCCCCCGGCTGCTTTGATCAGCACCGGAAATCCGATTTCCAGTGCTATTGTAAGCGCTTCTTCCACGTTACTGATCGCTTCCTCAGTGCCTGGCACCACGGGTACATCAGTTCGTAACATGGACTGACGTGCCATGGTCTTATCACCCATGGTTTTGATCGCTTCAGCAGGCGGACCAATAAACACAATTCCAGCATCAGCAACCTGTTGAGCAAAGTCAGTATTTTCAGAGAGAAATCCATAGCCGGGGTGAATGGCATCGGTACCGGATAATCTGGCAACTTCCAGAATCTTATCATAGCGTAAATAGCTCTCATTGGAGGGGGCTGGCCCGATCAAGTAGGCTTCATCGGCAAATAGAACATGGGGAGCTGTACGATCTGCTTCCGAGAAAACAGCGACTGTTTCAATTCCCATTTCCCGACAGGTTCGCATGACCCGCAAGGCGATTTCCCCTCGATTAGCCACCAGAATCTTTTTAAACATTTATTTAGCTCCTATTCAAGTTCTACCATCTCACGGAATTCAGCTTCAGTTAATACTTTGATACCTAGTTTCTTTGCCTTCTCCAACTTGGATCCAGCTCCGGGTCCCGCTATCAGATAATCTATTTTCTTACTGACAGTTCCAGAAGTGGATCCACCATGGGACTCGACCATCTCTCGAGCCGTATCACGATTGAAATACTCTAACTTACCTGTGAAAACAAAGTTCAAGCCGGCCAATAATCCTTCAGTTGCGGCTGAGATATCCAGTTGGGGGTTCAAGCCCTGGTTGACCAGGCGGGCGATCAGTTTCTGATTATCACTATCCCTGAAAAATTCTACCAGACCTTTAGCAACTATGGGACCGACTTCGTGGGTTGCTTCAAAAGTTTCCGAATCGGTTTTGGAAAGTTGACTCAGTGACCCAAATTTACTGGCCAAAACCTTGGAAATATGTTCTCCCACATTCCGGATACCCAGACCGTGGATCAGACGCCACAGATCCACTGACTTACTGGCCTGAATGGCTTCCATAATATTGTCAGCCGATTTTTCAGCCATGCGCTCCAGGTTTGCAAGCTGCTTAGAATCAAGTGTGTAAATATCAGCAATGCTGTTGATCAGATTCGTGTCCACCAATTGGGCTACAAGTTTAGATCCAAAACCATCGATATCCATACAACGCCTGGCTACAAAATGTTCAATGCGGCCCTTGATTTGAGCAGGACATGAGATATTTTGACAATAGTGTTTGGCTTCGCCCTTTAACCGCACAACATGACCTTCACATACCGGACACCTTTCTGGGATCAAATAGGGCAGCGTATTCTCAGGGCGTTTGTCCAGGATAGTTTTTACGACTTCGGGGATGACATCACCAGCACGCTGAACAACAACAGTATCACCTTCCCGAACATCCTTTCGATCGATCTCATCCTGGTTATGCAGGGTAGCCCGCGCCACCATAACGCCGCCTAATTGAATCGGCTCCAGGTTAGCCACAGGTGTAATGGCACCGGTGCGACCCACACTGGGCTCAATGCTGATTATTCTGGTGATCTCCTGGCGGGCTTTGAATTTTCCGGCAATTGCCCAGCGGGGAGACCTGCTGCGGATGCCCAATTGGTTCTGGGCAGCCAGATCATTCACTTTGCATACCGTTCCATCAATATCATAAGCCAGGGATTCACGGTCGATCTCAAGCTGCTGGTGAAATTGAATCACTTCAGTGATCCCGCTGCAAAGTTTAGTGCGATCATTCACAGGGAAGCCCCAATCCTGCAGGGCTTGAATAAAATCAAGGTGAGTAGGAACCTGGAAGTCGGTGATACGTCCGGCAGCGTAAATATTGACCTGGAGCTTTCGAGTTGCGGTAATTCGTGAATCCAGTTGGCGTAGGCTTCCGGCGGCAGCATTTCGAGGATTGGCGAAAACTGCTTTCTCTGCATCTAATTGACGGTGATTAAGATCTTCGAAATCTCTGTGGCTCATAAAGACCTCGCCTCGTACCTCCAGGTAGGGTGGAATTAGCCTGATATTATCCCGTAAGCGGAGAGGGAGTGATCTTAAAGTTTTTAGATTTTGAGTGATATTTTCACCAACGAAGCCGTCTCCCCGGGTTGAGCCCGCCGTAAAAATGCCATCCACGTAGATCAATTCCACACCCAGGCCATCTAATTTTGGTTCGATGACATACGCTATTCCATCGAGTTCCAGATCCT of Candidatus Neomarinimicrobiota bacterium contains these proteins:
- the ligA gene encoding NAD-dependent DNA ligase LigA; this encodes MNQQQAEARIHELITVLNDHNHRYYILDDPSTSDAAYDSLLRELQELETAYPEFTRPDSPSQRVGSLSSSRFEPLTHSTPMLSLENAMNTQELIDFDTRVRKDLELDGIAYVIEPKLDGLGVELIYVDGIFTAGSTRGDGFVGENITQNLKTLRSLPLRLRDNIRLIPPYLEVRGEVFMSHRDFEDLNHRQLDAEKAVFANPRNAAAGSLRQLDSRITATRKLQVNIYAAGRITDFQVPTHLDFIQALQDWGFPVNDRTKLCSGITEVIQFHQQLEIDRESLAYDIDGTVCKVNDLAAQNQLGIRSRSPRWAIAGKFKARQEITRIISIEPSVGRTGAITPVANLEPIQLGGVMVARATLHNQDEIDRKDVREGDTVVVQRAGDVIPEVVKTILDKRPENTLPYLIPERCPVCEGHVVRLKGEAKHYCQNISCPAQIKGRIEHFVARRCMDIDGFGSKLVAQLVDTNLINSIADIYTLDSKQLANLERMAEKSADNIMEAIQASKSVDLWRLIHGLGIRNVGEHISKVLASKFGSLSQLSKTDSETFEATHEVGPIVAKGLVEFFRDSDNQKLIARLVNQGLNPQLDISAATEGLLAGLNFVFTGKLEYFNRDTAREMVESHGGSTSGTVSKKIDYLIAGPGAGSKLEKAKKLGIKVLTEAEFREMVELE